GACCACGCCCGGCGCCTTGGCGTTGTTGGCGAGGAAGGCCTTGCCGGCCGTCGCGGCGGCCGACGGACCGGCGTTCAGCTGCGGCGGCGCCGACGGCGTGACCTGGGCATGGGCGGCGCCGGCGGCGGCGAGAACGGCCGTGACGGCGAGGGAAGCAAAGAGGCGCATGGGTCTTTCGAGGTTCGATTCCGGTGTCGGCACCGTAGCCATCCTTGACCCGAACTTCGCGGCGAAAATTTGCGCGCCCTGCTCCGACCTCCCCGGCGAATGCCGGGGCCCAGATCGAACCCACGAGCACTCGACAAGCGGACAGGTCGCGTCTCGGATCAACTCAAACTGGTCAAAATGAATCTGGGCCCCGGCATTCGCCGGGGAGATCGGGGTTTTAGCGCGCGCTCCATCCCCCTAAACCAGCCCCCGTCGCTGCGCCTCCAAGGCCGCCTCGGCGCGGGAGCAGATGTTGAGCTTGCGGTAGATCGCCTTGACGTAGCCGGCGACGGTGAGCTCGGTGACGCCCATCACCTTGGCCGCCTCGCCCGAACGCAGGCCCCGGCCGATCAGGCGCAGCACCTCGGTCTCGCGCGGGGTCAGGGCCGCTTCGGGCTCGACCGCGGCCAGCGGCGCGGGGCGGGCGCGGAAGTAGTCCAGCATCCGGCGGGCCACGGCCGGCGACAGCGGCGTTTCGCCTGCTTCCAGCCGGCGCAGGTAACGCACCAGCTCCTCGCGCCCCATGTCCTTCAGCAGATAGCCGCCCGCCCCCGCCGCGATGGCGTCGAACAGGTGGGCGTCGTCGGCGTAGATGGTCACGACCACCGAGCGCGTGGCGCCGCCCGAGCGTTCGGCGAGATCCCGCAGGAAGTCGACGCCGCGACCATCCGGCAGGGCCAGGTCCACCAGAGCCAGGTCCGGGGGACCGCCGCCGTCCAGGAACGACCGCGCCTCGGCCAGATCGCCCGCGCCCCGCGCGACGACCCCCGGAAAGGCTTCGGACAGCGCCGCCAGCAGATGCTCGCGGGTCTCGGCCTGGTCTTCGAGGACAAGCGCGGTTTCGGGGGAACTCATGCGGCGGCGCTCACCTCAAGGGGGGCGGAAAGACGGATGGTCAGACCTTGCTCGGCCGGCGGAATCTCGACCTCGCCGCCGATCTCGCCCAGGCGGCGTTCCAGATTGGCCAGGCCGCTGCGGCGCCCGCCCGGCGCATCGGGCAGCCCGACGCCGTCGTCGGCGATCGTCACCGCCAGGCGCCCTTCAGCCTCGCGCACGTCCACGCTGACGCGCGTCGCGCCGGCGTGGCGGATGGCGTTGGAGATCACCTCGCGCACGGCCGAGGTCAGGTTCTTGTAGACGCGATAGGGCGCGGTGCGATCGGGGTCGACCAGCTCCACCGGCGGCCAGTCCAGGGCGATCCCGGCGGCCTCAAGACGCTCGGCGGTTTCGTGGCGAAGATCGGCCAGCACCGCCTCCAGCGGCAGGTCGCGGCCCGACAGGCCCGAGACGATCGAGCGCAGATCGCCGATCGCCCCGCGCATGGCCTCTCGGGTCTGGGAAAGGTCATGGCGATGCAAGCCCGACAGCAGCCGCGCGCCGACGTCGTCGTGCAGATCGCGGGCGATGCGCAGGCGCTCCTCGATCACGCCCCGGGCATAGGCGTCCCGGCCCTGCTCGATCTGGGCGAGCAAGCTCACCAGCTGGTCGGCGAGCTGCGCCTGGGCCGTACCGAACAGGCCCCTGCCACGGAAGGGAAAGCGCAGGTCCAGCGCCGTCGATCCTGCGGCGGCGGGCAGGCCCAGGCCCACGCCCTCCTCCAGGATTTCGGCCCGGACGCGGCCGGCGGCGCTGGGCGCGACCTCAAGCGGCTCGTAGACCTTGGCCAGCAGGTCACGCCAGGCCTTGGCCCGCGCCTCGACGTCATGCACCAGGGCCACCTGAGCCACGGCGGCGAACATCTCGTGCTCCTTCATCGTCCGCCGGCCCAGGGTCAGCCGCCACAAAAGATCACGGAACGGCAGGTAAGCGAAGGCCACGACCAGCAGCGACACCCCCAGCGCCGCGCCCGGCGCCGCGCCGAGAGCGGTGATCAACAGCCCATCGACCGCCAGCAGCGCCGCGCCGGCGCTGATGTAGAACAGGATCCGGAACGCCCACTGGTCCAGCTCGAACAGCCGGTAGCGGCGCAGGCCCACGGCCATGCCGACGTAGATGACGACGAAAAAGCCCAGCGAAAAGCGACTGTCCAGGAAGGGCTCGCGCCCCAGGGCGATCGGCAGGGCGACATTGCCGATGAACGCCCCCGCGCCCAGGATCACCGACAGCCCGAGCCAGCGGGCGGCGGCCATGGCGGCGGGGTTCTTGCGGCTGGCGAAGGCCTGGACGCCGATGGCGACGATGATCAGGGCCATCTCGAGGGTGGTCACAGACTGGCCTGTGCTCTCCAGCGGCGGGTTACCGGGCAAGAGCGGCGTCAGCGCCCAGACCAGCACGCAGAGCGGGACCAGCCAGGCCACGGGCAGCCGCGTGACCCGGGTCGGATAGACAAGGAAGAAGGCGATCATGGCCCCGCCATAGGCCACTGCGCCCACCATGTTCAGCAGGTGCGCGCCAGACGCCATCGCCCCGTCGGCGACCAGTTCGACGCTAGCGTTGACCGCCCAGCCGAAAGTGAAGGCCAGCATCGACAGGCCGGTCAGGGCGAAGAGCTGGGTGGCCAGGTCTCGCGGCCGCAGGGCCCATACCCAGCCGACGATCAGGGTGGCGATCAGGCCAAAGGCCAGGTTGGCCCAGAACTCCGCGCCCAGCCGGTTCAGCGGCCGCACGCGCTCGTCGAGGGTCGCCACGCGCTGGGCGCCATCTGCGCTCGCCAGACGCAGGACGGGGGGGCGCGCCGACAAGGCCTCGGCCAAGGCGGCCTGCCGACGGCTCATGTCGCGATGCGCGCGCTCAGTGGCGGCCTGCTCGAAGGCGCCGGTGTCCTGGGCTCTTAGAAGCGGCGCGGTCAGGTCCGCGCCGATCCCCGCCAGCCGGTCACCGACCTTGGCGCCGGCCCGCGCCAAGGGACCATCCGGAACCAGCTTGGCGATGACCACCGCCCCGTCGGCCCGCGCCTGAAAGCGCGCCCCCAGCCAAGGCGGGCTGATCGCCATCCACACGCCGGCAAGGGCCGTCGCCACGCACAGCAGCACGACGCCGAGCAACAGGGTGGTGGGGGATGAGACGCGCATACGATCC
The DNA window shown above is from Caulobacter sp. FWC26 and carries:
- a CDS encoding response regulator transcription factor — translated: MSSPETALVLEDQAETREHLLAALSEAFPGVVARGAGDLAEARSFLDGGGPPDLALVDLALPDGRGVDFLRDLAERSGGATRSVVVTIYADDAHLFDAIAAGAGGYLLKDMGREELVRYLRRLEAGETPLSPAVARRMLDYFRARPAPLAAVEPEAALTPRETEVLRLIGRGLRSGEAAKVMGVTELTVAGYVKAIYRKLNICSRAEAALEAQRRGLV
- a CDS encoding ATP-binding protein gives rise to the protein MRVSSPTTLLLGVVLLCVATALAGVWMAISPPWLGARFQARADGAVVIAKLVPDGPLARAGAKVGDRLAGIGADLTAPLLRAQDTGAFEQAATERAHRDMSRRQAALAEALSARPPVLRLASADGAQRVATLDERVRPLNRLGAEFWANLAFGLIATLIVGWVWALRPRDLATQLFALTGLSMLAFTFGWAVNASVELVADGAMASGAHLLNMVGAVAYGGAMIAFFLVYPTRVTRLPVAWLVPLCVLVWALTPLLPGNPPLESTGQSVTTLEMALIIVAIGVQAFASRKNPAAMAAARWLGLSVILGAGAFIGNVALPIALGREPFLDSRFSLGFFVVIYVGMAVGLRRYRLFELDQWAFRILFYISAGAALLAVDGLLITALGAAPGAALGVSLLVVAFAYLPFRDLLWRLTLGRRTMKEHEMFAAVAQVALVHDVEARAKAWRDLLAKVYEPLEVAPSAAGRVRAEILEEGVGLGLPAAAGSTALDLRFPFRGRGLFGTAQAQLADQLVSLLAQIEQGRDAYARGVIEERLRIARDLHDDVGARLLSGLHRHDLSQTREAMRGAIGDLRSIVSGLSGRDLPLEAVLADLRHETAERLEAAGIALDWPPVELVDPDRTAPYRVYKNLTSAVREVISNAIRHAGATRVSVDVREAEGRLAVTIADDGVGLPDAPGGRRSGLANLERRLGEIGGEVEIPPAEQGLTIRLSAPLEVSAAA